From Domibacillus sp. DTU_2020_1001157_1_SI_ALB_TIR_016, a single genomic window includes:
- a CDS encoding acyltransferase: MRRTKRYTLKGGANPLFHIYQTVSFWKTFKNTAVIEVSRFVPFVRVKNALYRRLLGMKIGAGTAFAYKVVPDIMFPEQITVGRNTIIGYNTTILAHEYLTTEYRIGPVVIGDNVMIGANCTILPGIEIGDGAIVSAMTLVNKDVPPGAFAGGNPMIIKPASAKG, from the coding sequence ATGAGACGGACGAAACGGTACACGTTAAAAGGCGGTGCAAACCCGCTTTTTCACATTTATCAAACCGTTTCGTTCTGGAAAACATTTAAAAACACAGCCGTTATTGAAGTGAGCCGTTTTGTTCCGTTCGTTCGCGTGAAAAATGCACTGTACCGGCGTCTGCTCGGTATGAAAATTGGAGCAGGAACCGCTTTTGCTTATAAGGTAGTACCGGATATTATGTTTCCGGAACAGATTACGGTAGGACGTAACACGATTATCGGCTATAACACCACCATTTTGGCACATGAATATTTAACCACTGAATACCGTATTGGCCCCGTTGTGATCGGTGATAACGTCATGATTGGAGCCAACTGCACCATTTTGCCCGGTATTGAAATTGGCGATGGCGCGATTGTGTCCGCCATGACACTGGTGAATAAGGATGTACCGCCGGGCGCATTCGCGGGCGGGAACCCAATGATTATTAAACCTGCTTCAGCAAAGGGCTGA
- the ppaX gene encoding pyrophosphatase PpaX: MKNITTLLFDLDGTLINTNELIVQSFLHTLNHYFPNQYEREDVYPFMGPPLIDTFEALDKERTMEMVAHYRAFNHEKHDALVTEFEGVYETIRTLHENGYKMAIVSTKIHETVLKGLKLTKLDSFFDVVIGLDDVEHAKPHPEPVQKALAALGSKPEEAIMVGDNYHDIEGGKNAGVQTAGVAWSLKGRDFLNTYDPDYMLESMADLLDILQVGASQK, translated from the coding sequence ATGAAAAATATTACAACACTGCTGTTTGATTTAGATGGAACGTTAATCAACACAAATGAACTGATTGTGCAATCATTTCTTCATACGTTAAATCATTATTTTCCAAACCAATACGAGCGTGAAGATGTATACCCGTTCATGGGACCGCCGCTTATTGATACGTTTGAAGCACTGGATAAGGAACGGACGATGGAAATGGTCGCTCACTACCGCGCATTTAACCATGAAAAACATGATGCGCTCGTAACAGAATTTGAAGGTGTGTATGAAACCATCCGCACATTGCATGAAAACGGGTATAAAATGGCGATTGTTTCAACGAAGATTCACGAAACGGTCCTTAAAGGCTTGAAGTTGACAAAGCTTGATTCGTTTTTCGATGTGGTCATCGGGCTTGATGATGTTGAACATGCGAAGCCGCATCCAGAGCCTGTCCAAAAAGCATTGGCTGCTCTTGGTTCGAAGCCGGAGGAAGCCATTATGGTCGGCGATAACTATCACGATATTGAAGGCGGGAAGAACGCGGGTGTTCAAACGGCAGGTGTAGCCTGGTCACTGAAAGGGCGCGATTTCCTTAATACGTATGACCCGGATTACATGCTAGAATCGATGGCAGATTTGCTTGATATTCTCCAGGTCGGAGCCAGCCAGAAATGA
- a CDS encoding DUF4003 family protein: protein MNIKLLEENTAILRKKEGKWIDKRLVLLTAAQFAARQQPIDMEAFKALSANIKKSGSMFSPLRTIHFPMAGLLMLQDGSEEERIAELHRKYYILRSAGFRSSPYTYIAAFLMGPSVQPERIKEMYHTMKKHHILLTSNEDYPAAAMMASRPESIQELAGASELYYHFFHKHGFWRGNDLQFLANILVANGLFQESTADAILQMKRKLEQSGIKVKSMHYPALGMMTLSGRAETCVPAVHELKKSPALKWNKDMAVILAAVFVSQEMIQSSAGLTAAVQAMIQSQQAVIAASTAGAIAASSISGE, encoded by the coding sequence ATGAACATAAAGCTATTGGAAGAAAACACAGCGATTCTGCGAAAAAAAGAAGGGAAATGGATTGATAAACGGCTTGTTCTCCTAACCGCTGCCCAATTTGCCGCCCGACAGCAGCCAATTGACATGGAAGCGTTCAAGGCACTTTCAGCCAATATAAAAAAATCAGGATCGATGTTTTCTCCCCTTCGAACAATCCATTTTCCGATGGCAGGGCTCTTGATGCTTCAAGACGGCAGTGAAGAGGAGCGGATTGCCGAGCTGCACAGAAAGTATTACATTCTTCGTTCAGCTGGTTTCCGCTCTTCTCCGTACACGTATATTGCCGCTTTTTTAATGGGGCCGTCTGTTCAGCCTGAGCGGATAAAAGAAATGTACCATACAATGAAAAAACATCACATTTTACTTACATCAAATGAAGATTATCCAGCAGCTGCGATGATGGCCAGCCGGCCGGAAAGCATTCAGGAACTCGCAGGTGCCTCTGAACTGTATTATCATTTCTTTCATAAACATGGCTTTTGGAGGGGGAACGACCTTCAATTCCTGGCCAATATACTTGTGGCGAATGGATTGTTTCAAGAAAGTACCGCTGATGCCATCTTACAGATGAAACGAAAGCTTGAGCAAAGCGGGATAAAAGTAAAAAGCATGCATTATCCAGCACTTGGCATGATGACGCTGTCGGGAAGGGCAGAAACATGTGTGCCGGCTGTGCATGAATTAAAAAAATCCCCTGCATTAAAATGGAATAAAGATATGGCTGTTATACTGGCCGCCGTGTTTGTTTCTCAGGAAATGATCCAATCGTCTGCCGGATTAACGGCGGCTGTTCAAGCAATGATTCAATCCCAGCAGGCGGTCATCGCTGCTTCCACCGCTGGTGCAATAGCAGCTTCTTCTATATCAGGTGAATAA
- a CDS encoding right-handed parallel beta-helix repeat-containing protein has product MCSRAENNIIRSNKEGGAFFNSAHGHTLYGNKISCNGGHLSKPYLSSEVLIRGGENSVISANDISQNAERGVYALDHVNGNETIHNTITDNGHIAIETNDGNGLVIKNTHVSGTHDAVIIHNSSSSVVSNNGSSVSSVPPAEEPVRLPIRLLRKRKKSRKNRST; this is encoded by the coding sequence ATGTGCAGCCGCGCAGAGAACAACATCATCCGATCCAATAAAGAAGGAGGCGCTTTTTTTAACAGTGCCCACGGTCATACATTGTATGGAAACAAAATCAGCTGTAACGGCGGACATCTTTCAAAACCGTATTTGAGCAGCGAAGTATTAATTCGCGGTGGAGAAAATAGTGTGATCAGCGCTAACGATATCTCCCAAAATGCCGAGCGGGGTGTTTATGCGCTGGATCACGTAAATGGGAACGAAACAATCCATAATACTATAACCGATAACGGACATATCGCTATTGAAACAAATGACGGTAACGGCCTTGTTATCAAAAACACTCATGTGTCCGGCACTCATGACGCAGTGATCATCCATAATTCATCTTCTTCTGTTGTTTCCAACAACGGAAGCTCTGTTTCATCCGTACCCCCGGCTGAAGAGCCGGTCCGGCTGCCGATTCGGCTTCTCCGAAAAAGAAAGAAATCGAGGAAAAATAGATCCACCTGA